The following proteins come from a genomic window of Sphaerisporangium rubeum:
- a CDS encoding S1 family peptidase, which translates to MLLVGALVVAAVMGPVPGASAEPGRYSGEDAELARRQVPMLEMADRLEEAGAGKESGYAGVELDVAAGVVHLYWKGDAPRTVASLVSGAPEGVRVEVHPAEHTAVELRERADEVIRTQGLSAGGAVHRVTPLPDGSGLEVGVTARAAVAAVSAEPLVVRAEVETPAPYDGRWGGGSPFEGGMQISSCSTSFSVMKLSFFTFKLLPKLVTAAHCYQVGDWVTTGNSSTGVVIVGQVQAVYPELDTALIAVDPGKFVTGWMWDGGVLDGSEYTKPVVGTSQARKGSLVCTSGAWSGVHCDIKITKTDSTLDWGTHVSKAVSIGDQMQNTLAAGGGDSGGPVFTLTSDLSSVLAAGVIIGGDDSRPATCTYRSSRCSTRVFFTDFRTVESHWVTRMPGQGPEGQ; encoded by the coding sequence GTGCTTCTGGTTGGAGCGCTGGTCGTGGCGGCTGTGATGGGGCCGGTGCCGGGGGCCTCGGCGGAGCCTGGACGGTATTCGGGGGAGGACGCGGAGCTGGCTCGTCGGCAGGTGCCGATGCTGGAGATGGCGGATCGGCTGGAGGAGGCGGGGGCCGGTAAGGAGTCGGGGTACGCGGGGGTCGAGCTGGATGTGGCGGCGGGGGTCGTGCATCTGTACTGGAAGGGGGACGCGCCTCGGACGGTGGCTTCGCTGGTGTCCGGCGCTCCTGAGGGGGTCAGGGTCGAGGTGCATCCGGCGGAGCACACGGCCGTCGAGTTGCGGGAGCGGGCCGATGAGGTCATCAGGACACAGGGGCTCAGCGCCGGGGGTGCGGTGCACCGGGTGACGCCGTTGCCGGACGGGAGCGGGCTTGAGGTCGGGGTGACGGCGCGGGCCGCGGTCGCGGCGGTGTCGGCGGAGCCGCTGGTGGTGCGGGCCGAGGTCGAGACGCCGGCGCCTTATGACGGACGGTGGGGTGGGGGCTCGCCGTTCGAGGGGGGTATGCAGATCAGTTCGTGCAGCACGTCGTTCAGCGTGATGAAGTTGTCCTTCTTCACCTTCAAGCTCCTGCCGAAACTCGTCACTGCGGCGCACTGCTACCAGGTCGGCGACTGGGTGACCACGGGGAACTCCAGCACGGGAGTCGTGATCGTCGGCCAGGTCCAGGCGGTGTACCCGGAGCTCGACACGGCGCTCATCGCGGTGGACCCCGGCAAGTTCGTCACGGGCTGGATGTGGGACGGCGGTGTGCTGGACGGGTCGGAGTACACCAAGCCGGTCGTCGGCACGTCGCAGGCGCGCAAGGGTTCGCTGGTGTGCACGTCCGGCGCGTGGAGCGGTGTGCACTGCGACATCAAGATCACCAAGACGGACTCGACGCTGGACTGGGGGACGCACGTGTCGAAGGCCGTGTCCATCGGCGACCAGATGCAGAACACCCTCGCCGCGGGTGGCGGTGACAGCGGTGGGCCGGTGTTCACCCTGACCAGCGATCTCAGCAGTGTGCTCGCGGCCGGCGTCATCATCGGCGGGGACGACAGCCGTCCCGCGACCTGCACCTACCGTTCCAGCCGGTGCTCGACCCGGGTGTTCTTCACCGACTTCCGGACCGTGGAGTCCCACTGGGTCACCAGGATGCCGGGCCAGGGGCCGGAAGGTCAGTGA